In Cupriavidus taiwanensis, the following proteins share a genomic window:
- the ompR gene encoding osmolarity response regulator transcription factor OmpR: protein MENTSHKILVVDDDPRLRDLLRRYLGEQGFTVLVAENATAMNKLWLRERFDLLVLDLMMPGEDGLSICRRLRGANDQTPIIMLTAKGEDVDRIVGLEMGADDYLPKPFNPRELIARIHAVLRRKGPAEVPGAPSETPETFAFGDFVLNLATRTLTKNDEEITLTTGEFSVLKVFARHPRQPLSREKLMEMARGREYEVFDRSLDVQISRLRKLIEPDPSNPRFIQTVWGLGYVFIPDGVK, encoded by the coding sequence ATGGAAAATACCAGCCACAAGATTCTTGTCGTCGACGATGACCCGCGTCTGCGCGATCTGCTGCGCCGCTATCTGGGCGAACAGGGTTTTACCGTGCTGGTGGCGGAGAACGCCACCGCGATGAACAAGCTCTGGCTGCGCGAGCGTTTCGACCTGCTGGTGCTGGACCTGATGATGCCCGGCGAAGACGGCCTGTCGATCTGCCGCCGGCTGCGCGGCGCCAATGACCAGACCCCGATCATCATGCTCACCGCCAAGGGCGAGGACGTGGACCGCATCGTCGGCCTGGAGATGGGCGCGGACGATTACCTGCCCAAGCCGTTCAACCCGCGCGAGCTGATCGCGCGCATCCATGCGGTGCTGCGCCGCAAGGGCCCGGCCGAAGTGCCCGGCGCCCCGTCGGAAACGCCCGAGACCTTTGCCTTCGGCGACTTCGTGCTGAACCTGGCCACGCGCACGCTGACCAAGAACGACGAAGAGATCACGCTGACCACCGGCGAGTTCTCGGTGCTGAAGGTGTTCGCGCGCCATCCGCGCCAGCCGCTGTCGCGCGAAAAGCTGATGGAAATGGCGCGCGGCCGCGAATATGAAGTGTTCGATCGCAGCCTGGACGTGCAGATCTCGCGCCTGCGCAAGCTGATCGAGCCGGACCCCAGCAACCCCCGTTTCATCCAGACGGTGTGGGGCCTGGGCTACGTCTTCATTCCCGATGGCGTGAAATAA
- a CDS encoding efflux RND transporter periplasmic adaptor subunit: MPVLCQVPEVAAPDSSATSVVTTPRRQARRPGPAVAALSLAGALVLAGCGKAPEPAPEIRPVRMMQLSPHSGKTAFEFSGDVRPRVESRLGFRVGGKIAARLVDVGAVVSKGQPLARLDPADLSLAEAGSRAQVEAARTDRDLAAADLKRYNDLFAKGFISAAEQQRRQASFDAAEARLRQAQAGLRSQSNQTAYAVLHADADGVVTAIDAEVGQVVTPGQPVVRVAQTAEKEVAIGLPEDQVGLLRGLTEVTVHTWAEPQRALPGRVREIAAAADPVTRTYATRVSVPTPPADLKLGMTAVVTFVRNGAAPALRVPLTALLQEQGRDMVWTYDAASGTVKPVAVTLGEAFGNEIEVRQGLAPGQTIVTAGVHLLRPGQKVRPLQTVAPASAAAATPKQG, encoded by the coding sequence ATGCCAGTGCTTTGCCAAGTGCCGGAAGTTGCGGCTCCAGATTCCTCTGCCACCTCCGTCGTCACCACGCCGCGGCGACAGGCCAGGCGCCCCGGCCCGGCCGTGGCGGCGCTGTCGCTGGCCGGCGCGCTGGTCCTGGCCGGCTGCGGCAAGGCGCCCGAGCCCGCACCGGAGATCCGCCCCGTGCGCATGATGCAGCTCAGTCCGCACAGTGGCAAGACCGCCTTCGAATTTTCCGGTGACGTGCGCCCGCGCGTGGAGTCGCGGCTTGGCTTTCGCGTCGGCGGCAAGATCGCGGCGCGGCTGGTGGACGTCGGCGCCGTGGTCAGCAAGGGGCAGCCGCTGGCCCGGCTCGATCCCGCCGACCTGTCGCTGGCCGAAGCCGGCTCGCGCGCGCAGGTCGAGGCCGCCCGCACCGACCGCGACCTCGCCGCGGCCGACCTGAAGCGCTACAACGACCTGTTCGCCAAGGGCTTTATCAGCGCCGCCGAGCAGCAACGGCGCCAGGCCAGCTTCGACGCCGCCGAAGCGCGGCTGCGCCAGGCGCAGGCCGGGCTGCGCAGCCAGTCCAACCAGACCGCCTATGCCGTGCTGCATGCCGACGCCGACGGCGTGGTCACCGCCATCGACGCCGAGGTGGGCCAGGTGGTCACCCCTGGCCAGCCGGTGGTGCGGGTGGCGCAGACCGCCGAGAAGGAAGTCGCGATCGGCCTGCCCGAGGACCAGGTCGGCCTGCTGCGCGGCCTGACCGAGGTGACCGTCCATACCTGGGCCGAGCCGCAGCGCGCGCTGCCCGGCCGCGTGCGCGAGATCGCCGCCGCGGCCGACCCGGTCACGCGCACCTACGCCACCCGCGTAAGCGTGCCCACTCCGCCCGCCGACCTCAAGCTGGGCATGACCGCGGTGGTGACCTTCGTGCGCAACGGCGCCGCGCCGGCGCTGCGCGTGCCGCTGACCGCGCTGCTGCAGGAGCAGGGCCGCGACATGGTCTGGACCTACGATGCCGCGTCGGGCACGGTCAAGCCGGTGGCCGTGACGTTGGGCGAAGCCTTTGGCAATGAGATCGAAGTGCGCCAGGGCCTGGCGCCGGGCCAGACCATCGTCACCGCGGGCGTGCATCTGCTGCGCCCGGGCCAGAAGGTGCGACCGCTGCAGACGGTCGCGCCGGCGTCGGCGGCGGCCGCCACCCCGAAGCAGGGGTGA
- the hpnD gene encoding presqualene diphosphate synthase HpnD, with protein MTPDQYCQEKVAQSGSSFYYSFLFLPAERRRAITALYAWCREVDDVVDDTHDAGLAHQQLDWWRAELRRLFDGAPTHPTTQALQPHVASAGLSQAEMAEVLEGMEMDLTQTRYLDEAGLARYCHCVAGVVGTLSARLFGYTDPQTLVFAEKLGQSLQLVNILRDVGEDARRGRIYLPVNTLQQFQVPASEILKGEHSGRFVALMQYHAGRARALYHEALALLPRQDRRAQRAGLLMGAIYHALLDELEASQFQVLNQRIALTPLRKLWIAWKTWVRNS; from the coding sequence GTGACGCCCGATCAGTATTGCCAAGAGAAAGTCGCCCAGAGCGGCTCGAGCTTCTATTACAGCTTCCTGTTCCTGCCGGCCGAGCGCCGCCGCGCGATCACCGCGCTGTACGCGTGGTGCCGCGAAGTCGACGACGTGGTCGACGACACCCATGACGCCGGCCTGGCGCACCAGCAGCTCGACTGGTGGCGTGCCGAGCTGCGCCGCCTGTTCGACGGCGCGCCGACCCACCCCACTACCCAGGCCCTGCAGCCGCATGTCGCCAGCGCCGGCCTGAGCCAGGCCGAGATGGCCGAGGTGCTGGAGGGCATGGAAATGGACCTGACCCAGACCCGCTACCTGGACGAGGCCGGCCTGGCGCGCTACTGCCACTGCGTGGCCGGCGTGGTCGGCACGCTGAGCGCGCGCCTGTTCGGCTACACCGATCCGCAGACGCTGGTCTTTGCCGAAAAGCTGGGCCAGTCGCTGCAGCTGGTCAATATCCTGCGCGATGTCGGCGAGGACGCCCGGCGCGGGCGCATCTACCTGCCGGTCAATACCTTGCAGCAGTTCCAGGTGCCGGCTTCCGAGATCCTGAAGGGCGAGCATTCCGGGCGCTTTGTCGCGCTGATGCAGTACCACGCCGGCCGGGCCCGCGCGCTGTACCATGAGGCGCTCGCGCTGCTGCCGCGGCAGGACCGTCGCGCCCAGCGCGCCGGCCTGCTGATGGGGGCGATCTACCACGCGCTGCTCGACGAACTCGAAGCCAGCCAGTTCCAGGTGCTGAACCAGCGCATCGCGCTGACGCCGCTGCGCAAGCTGTGGATCGCCTGGAAGACCTGGGTGCGCAACAGCTAG
- a CDS encoding ATP-binding protein — protein MATVIGRTATRFFGSLFWRTFMLIALLLAISLGIWFQSYRLFERAPRAQQIAMQVVSVVKLTRAALLYSDPARRRFLLLDLVQNEGIKVYPREKDDDFAAPTANPFLTSLVQQEIRSRLGEDTVLATTVNDIPGVWVSFEIEGDDYWVAISPERFERVPGIQWLWWSIAALLLSIIGAAFITARVNYPLKRLANAARAIGAGGDPPPLPEHGASEVALANHSFNQMVRDLRQLDDDRVVMLAGISHDLRTPLTRLRLETEMSPMDGTTRDAMIADIEQMDAIIGQFLNYARPPLETVEPVDLSALVHDAVGVYAAHDDVRVHVRAKEPVMAVANRMEVQRILDNLVENARRYAKDEQTGMAVVEISTRVDDKEAVLTVADHGKGVPDGQLSLLTRPFYRLDAARSEAKGAGLGMSIVNRIMQRNGGRLLLANRAAPATGLVVSACFRRA, from the coding sequence GTGGCGACCGTAATCGGCCGTACCGCAACGCGGTTCTTTGGTTCGCTGTTCTGGCGGACCTTCATGCTGATCGCCCTGCTGCTGGCCATCTCGCTGGGCATCTGGTTCCAGAGCTACCGGCTGTTCGAACGCGCCCCGCGCGCGCAGCAGATCGCCATGCAGGTGGTCAGCGTGGTCAAGCTCACGCGCGCCGCGCTGCTCTATTCCGATCCCGCGCGGCGTCGCTTCCTGTTGCTGGACCTGGTGCAGAACGAAGGCATCAAGGTCTATCCGCGCGAGAAGGACGACGACTTCGCCGCGCCCACCGCCAACCCGTTCCTGACCTCGCTGGTGCAGCAGGAGATCCGCAGCCGCCTGGGCGAGGACACCGTGCTGGCCACCACCGTCAACGACATCCCCGGCGTGTGGGTCAGCTTCGAGATCGAGGGCGACGACTACTGGGTCGCGATCAGCCCGGAACGCTTCGAGCGCGTGCCCGGCATCCAGTGGCTGTGGTGGAGTATCGCCGCGCTGCTGCTGTCGATCATCGGCGCGGCCTTTATCACCGCGCGCGTCAACTACCCGCTCAAGCGGCTGGCCAACGCCGCGCGCGCCATCGGCGCCGGCGGCGATCCGCCGCCGCTGCCCGAGCATGGCGCCAGCGAAGTGGCGCTGGCCAACCACAGCTTCAACCAGATGGTGCGCGACCTGCGCCAGCTCGACGACGACCGCGTGGTGATGCTGGCCGGCATCTCGCATGACCTGCGCACGCCGCTGACGCGGCTGCGTCTGGAAACCGAGATGTCGCCGATGGACGGCACCACGCGCGACGCCATGATCGCCGACATCGAGCAGATGGACGCCATCATCGGGCAGTTCCTCAATTACGCCCGCCCGCCGCTGGAGACGGTCGAGCCGGTGGACCTGTCGGCGCTGGTGCACGATGCCGTCGGCGTCTATGCCGCGCACGACGACGTGCGCGTGCATGTGCGCGCGAAGGAGCCGGTGATGGCGGTGGCCAACCGCATGGAAGTGCAGCGCATCCTCGACAACCTGGTCGAGAACGCACGCCGCTATGCCAAGGACGAACAGACCGGCATGGCGGTGGTGGAAATCTCCACGCGCGTGGACGACAAGGAAGCCGTGCTGACCGTGGCCGACCACGGCAAGGGCGTGCCCGACGGCCAGCTGTCGCTGCTGACGCGGCCGTTCTACCGGCTCGACGCGGCGCGCAGCGAGGCCAAGGGCGCCGGGCTGGGCATGTCCATCGTCAACCGCATCATGCAGCGCAACGGCGGCCGGCTGCTGCTGGCCAACCGCGCCGCGCCGGCCACCGGCCTGGTGGTCAGCGCATGCTTCCGGCGCGCCTGA
- a CDS encoding Zn-dependent hydrolase, with protein sequence MTQTSAALGDTILAHADELARFSDMEGGLTCAYLTPAHRSAQALLAQWMEAAGMQVRIDAIGNVIGRYAADPAVRDARVLLTGSHFDTVRNGGRYDGRLGILLPIAVLGALNRAGVRLPYHVDVVAFAEEEGLRFKTSFLASSVLAGRFDAALLERQDADGVTLREALAASGLPGAGELQALRDAALDPASLLGFVEVHIEQGPVLLHHELPLGVVTQIAGSSRFSVRVEGLASHAGTTPMGMRRDAAAGAAEMILLVEQRCAAAPTLVGTVGQLQVPNGSSNVIPAACTFSMDIRAGEDAIREAAIADIVAGIAQIAERRGLSAQVERVPPVNNAPCARWLMDQFGAVLKKRGLQAFELPSGAGHDAMMMQRVTDVAMLFVRCGNGGISHNPLETITAEDAQLAAEVFVDFLRHFQPRG encoded by the coding sequence ATGACGCAGACCTCCGCCGCCCTCGGCGACACCATCCTCGCCCATGCCGACGAACTCGCCCGTTTCTCCGACATGGAGGGCGGCCTGACCTGCGCCTACCTGACGCCCGCCCACCGCTCTGCGCAGGCCCTGCTGGCGCAGTGGATGGAAGCCGCCGGCATGCAGGTGCGCATCGATGCCATCGGCAATGTCATCGGCCGCTATGCCGCCGATCCCGCAGTGCGTGACGCGCGCGTGCTGCTGACCGGCTCGCATTTCGACACCGTGCGCAATGGCGGGCGCTATGACGGCCGGCTTGGCATCCTGCTGCCGATCGCCGTGCTCGGCGCGCTCAACCGGGCCGGCGTCCGCCTGCCCTATCACGTCGACGTGGTGGCCTTCGCCGAGGAAGAAGGACTGCGCTTCAAGACCAGCTTCCTGGCCAGCAGCGTGCTGGCCGGCCGCTTCGACGCCGCGCTGCTCGAACGCCAGGACGCCGACGGCGTAACCCTGCGCGAGGCGCTGGCCGCATCCGGCCTGCCCGGCGCCGGCGAGCTGCAGGCGCTGCGCGACGCGGCGCTCGATCCGGCGTCGCTGCTGGGCTTTGTCGAAGTGCATATCGAACAGGGTCCGGTGCTGCTGCACCATGAGCTGCCGCTGGGCGTGGTCACGCAGATTGCCGGCAGCAGCCGTTTCTCGGTGCGCGTCGAAGGCCTGGCCAGCCATGCCGGCACCACGCCGATGGGCATGCGCCGGGACGCCGCGGCGGGCGCGGCCGAAATGATCCTGCTGGTGGAGCAGCGCTGCGCGGCGGCGCCGACGCTGGTCGGCACCGTGGGCCAGTTGCAGGTGCCGAACGGCTCGAGCAATGTCATCCCCGCGGCCTGCACCTTCTCGATGGATATTCGCGCCGGCGAGGATGCCATCCGCGAGGCCGCCATCGCCGACATCGTCGCCGGCATCGCGCAGATTGCCGAACGCCGCGGCCTGAGCGCGCAGGTGGAGCGCGTGCCGCCGGTCAACAACGCGCCGTGCGCGCGCTGGCTGATGGATCAGTTCGGGGCGGTGCTGAAAAAGCGCGGGCTGCAGGCGTTCGAGCTGCCGTCAGGGGCCGGCCATGACGCCATGATGATGCAGCGGGTCACCGACGTGGCGATGTTGTTCGTGCGCTGCGGCAACGGCGGCATCAGCCACAACCCGCTGGAGACCATCACCGCCGAAGATGCGCAGCTGGCCGCGGAGGTTTTCGTGGATTTCCTGCGCCACTTCCAGCCGCGCGGCTAG